A genomic region of Melanotaenia boesemani isolate fMelBoe1 chromosome 13, fMelBoe1.pri, whole genome shotgun sequence contains the following coding sequences:
- the lsm14b gene encoding protein LSM14 homolog B: MASTKPYIGCKIGLISKAQNRYEGILYTIDKINSTVVLAKVRCFGTEGRLTDRPTPPKDDVYEYITFRGSDIQDITLCEPPRSHHGLPPDPAIVQSSSAGSSGIYSTLGPFSPLRMPAFNQIASSVLNQQYAAALGIGSVLPDMHSRRGPMVEKAVQTVQVERPRQRTGLTVPQEHQWDRRRAQRTRGEGSRPQRDCRATIKPGPVVTTSQQETWRQNIENRPPPRRKQGAQRRRSRRRGQLMVANVPSPILKFDTDFDFDSSNAQFKEELEREVQERKNVTDGNFELEGIRSTSENEPCGPKCYYDRAKSFFDNISSDNGFRLTWAEERKRNLETFGVPGRFFRGQGFRGGYAGRRVRGRGAAQLVPSHSQSGLL; the protein is encoded by the exons ATGGCTTCAACAAAGCCATACATTGGATGCAAAATAGGATTGATTTCCAAAGCCCAGAATCGTTATGAGGGGATTTTGTATACAATTGATAAAATCAATTCCACAGTGGTGCTGGCAAAAG TGAGGTGTTTTGGAACAGAGGGACGACTCACTGATAGACCAACACCTCCCAAAGATGATGTTTATGAATACATCACATTCCGGGGAAGTGATATCCAGGACATCACACTGTGTGAACCCCCAAGATCTCACCATGGCCTGCCCCCAGATCCCGCTATTGTTCAA TCATCCAGTGCAGGCTCATCAGGAATCTACTCAACTCTTGGGCCGTTCAGTCCCTTAAGGATGCCTGCCTTTAATCAGATAGCCAGTTCTGTGCTCAACCAACAATATGCTGCAGCTCTTGGCATTG gctCTGTGCTTCCAGACATGCACTCTAGACGGGGCCCCATGGTGGAAAAGGCTGTTCAAACTGTTCAAGTTGAAAGACCGAGGCAGAGAACAGGTTTAACTGTGCCACAGGAGCACCAGTGGGACAGGAGAAGGGCCCAGAGGACCAGAGGAGAGGGTTCTCGACCTCAAAGAGACTGCAGAGCCACTA ttaagcCAGGCCCAGTTGTGACTACTTCTCAGCAGGAAACATGGCGGCAGAATATTGAAAACAGGCCACCACCCAGAAGAAAGCAAG GAGCACAAAGGCGCAGGAGCCGTCGTAGAGGCCAGCTGATGGTGGCTAACGTTCCATCTCCCATCCTTAAGTTTGACAcagactttgactttgactccTCAAATGCACAGTTTAAGGAGGAGCTCGAGAGGGAGGTGCAGGAAAGGAAAAATGTAACTG ATGGAAATTTTGAGCTAGAGGGGATTCGCTCGACTTCAGAAAATGAACCATGTGGGCCAAAATGCTACTATGACAGGGCGAAGTCTTTCTTTGACAACATCTCATCTGATAATGGGTTCAG ATTAACTTGGGCAGAAGAGCGGAAGCGCAATCTGGAGACTTTTGGGGTCCCTGGACGGTTCTTTAGGGGCCAAGGCTTCAGAGGTGGCTATGCTGGACGAAGAGTAAGAGGACGAGGTGCTGCTCAGCTCGTACCTTCACACAGCCAGAGTGGACTGCTGTAA
- the LOC121651185 gene encoding calcium-responsive transactivator-like isoform X1 — MSVAFSSARPRSKGEVTQQTIQKMLDENHHLIQCIMDYQSKGKTSECTQYQQILHRNLVYLATIADSNQNMQSLLPAPPTASMSMGPGGMGQSGGHGPSNLNDSMAPGLPPTSMMQSQMSNGPSHAPMQQQSGLVQSAIPSTSSYGSSVSGYNHSVPSSQGSMIQGPGPGYGSSSSSATSPSSSSSSRSNLNMQSSQVSMMHQQSTSQHYSSAQAGGQHYQGQQPLGMMGQGSQGNNMMSQRPMGSYRSSQQGSAQQYMGQDEFYGEQYGHTQSSSEPINQQYYPDGHGEYSYQQSSYGEQGYDRSFDESSQHYYEGGNSQYSQQQPPYQQSSGQQQPFSQQQYSSQQGYSGQPQGYGPGQGGSSQYSQYQQGQSQQYGSYRSSQGGPGAQTQRPYTYDQGQYGNYPQ, encoded by the exons ATGTCGGTGGCGTTTTCATCGGCGCGCCCCAGGAGTAAAGGGGAGGTGACACAGCAAACCATtcaaaag ATGCTGGATGAAAATCATCATTTAATACAATGTATTATGGATTACCAAAGCAAAGGAAAGACATCTGAATGCACACA GTATCAGCAGATCCTGCACAGGAATCTTGTTTATTTGGCCACAATAGCTGATTCAAATCAGAACATGCAGTCTTTACTACCTGCG CCTCCAACTGCCAGTATGTCCATGGGTCCTGGAGGGATGGGTCAGAGTGGGGGCCATGGTCCAAGCAACCTTAATGACAGCATGGCACCAGGACTCCCCCCCACTTCCATGATGCAGAGCCAAATGAGCAATG GCCCAAGCCATGCCCCCATGCAGCAGCAGTCTGGTCTGGTGCAGTCGGCCATTCCCTCCACCAGCAGCTATGGTAGCTCGGTCTCTGGCTACAACCACAGTGTGCCCTCCTCCCAGGGCAGCATGATCCAGGGCCCTGGGCCTGGTTAtggttcttcctcctcttctgccACATCcccatcttcttcctcctcctcccgcAGCAACCTCAACATGCAGTCCAGCCAAG TCTCAATGATGCACCAACAGTCTACCAGTCAACATTACTCCTCAGCCCAGGCTGGGGGCCAACATTATCAGGGACAGCAGCCACTGGGCATGATGGGGCAGGGCAGTCAAGGAAACaacatgatgtcccagaggcCCATGGGATCCTACCGCTCCTCTCAGCAAG GATCTGCACAGCAGTACATGGGACAAGACGAGTTCTACGGAGAGCAGTATGGACACACTCAGAGCTCCAGCGAGCCCATAAACCAGCAGTATTACCCTGATG GTCACGGGGAATACTCATATCAACAGTCATCATATGGTGAACAAGGCTATGACAGATCATTTGATGAGTCTTCACAGCATTACTATGAAGGAG GTAACTCTCAGTACAGTCAGCAGCAGCCACCATATCAGCAGAGCTCTGGCCAGCAGCAGCCCTTCAGCCAGCAGCAGTACTCCTCCCAACAAGGTTACAGCGGGCAGCCACAGGGATACG GCCCTGGCCAGGGAGGCTCATCGCAGTATTCTCAGTATCAACAGGGTCAGAGCCAACAGTATGGATCCTATCGCTCTTCCCAGGGAGGCCCAGGAGCACAAACGCAGAGGCCCTACACCTATGACCAG ggTCAGTATGGAAATTATCCACAATAA
- the LOC121651185 gene encoding calcium-responsive transactivator-like isoform X3 — protein sequence MSVAFSSARPRSKGEVTQQTIQKMLDENHHLIQCIMDYQSKGKTSECTQYQQILHRNLVYLATIADSNQNMQSLLPAPPTASMSMGPGGMGQSGGHGPSNLNDSMAPGLPPTSMMQSQMSNGPSHAPMQQQSGLVQSAIPSTSSYGSSVSGYNHSVPSSQGSMIQGPGPGYGSSSSSATSPSSSSSSRSNLNMQSSQVSMMHQQSTSQHYSSAQAGGQHYQGQQPLGMMGQGSQGNNMMSQRPMGSYRSSQQGHGEYSYQQSSYGEQGYDRSFDESSQHYYEGGNSQYSQQQPPYQQSSGQQQPFSQQQYSSQQGYSGQPQGYGPGQGGSSQYSQYQQGQSQQYGSYRSSQGGPGAQTQRPYTYDQGQYGNYPQ from the exons ATGTCGGTGGCGTTTTCATCGGCGCGCCCCAGGAGTAAAGGGGAGGTGACACAGCAAACCATtcaaaag ATGCTGGATGAAAATCATCATTTAATACAATGTATTATGGATTACCAAAGCAAAGGAAAGACATCTGAATGCACACA GTATCAGCAGATCCTGCACAGGAATCTTGTTTATTTGGCCACAATAGCTGATTCAAATCAGAACATGCAGTCTTTACTACCTGCG CCTCCAACTGCCAGTATGTCCATGGGTCCTGGAGGGATGGGTCAGAGTGGGGGCCATGGTCCAAGCAACCTTAATGACAGCATGGCACCAGGACTCCCCCCCACTTCCATGATGCAGAGCCAAATGAGCAATG GCCCAAGCCATGCCCCCATGCAGCAGCAGTCTGGTCTGGTGCAGTCGGCCATTCCCTCCACCAGCAGCTATGGTAGCTCGGTCTCTGGCTACAACCACAGTGTGCCCTCCTCCCAGGGCAGCATGATCCAGGGCCCTGGGCCTGGTTAtggttcttcctcctcttctgccACATCcccatcttcttcctcctcctcccgcAGCAACCTCAACATGCAGTCCAGCCAAG TCTCAATGATGCACCAACAGTCTACCAGTCAACATTACTCCTCAGCCCAGGCTGGGGGCCAACATTATCAGGGACAGCAGCCACTGGGCATGATGGGGCAGGGCAGTCAAGGAAACaacatgatgtcccagaggcCCATGGGATCCTACCGCTCCTCTCAGCAAG GTCACGGGGAATACTCATATCAACAGTCATCATATGGTGAACAAGGCTATGACAGATCATTTGATGAGTCTTCACAGCATTACTATGAAGGAG GTAACTCTCAGTACAGTCAGCAGCAGCCACCATATCAGCAGAGCTCTGGCCAGCAGCAGCCCTTCAGCCAGCAGCAGTACTCCTCCCAACAAGGTTACAGCGGGCAGCCACAGGGATACG GCCCTGGCCAGGGAGGCTCATCGCAGTATTCTCAGTATCAACAGGGTCAGAGCCAACAGTATGGATCCTATCGCTCTTCCCAGGGAGGCCCAGGAGCACAAACGCAGAGGCCCTACACCTATGACCAG ggTCAGTATGGAAATTATCCACAATAA
- the LOC121651185 gene encoding calcium-responsive transactivator-like isoform X5 encodes MSVAFSSARPRSKGEVTQQTIQKMLDENHHLIQCIMDYQSKGKTSECTQYQQILHRNLVYLATIADSNQNMQSLLPAPPTASMSMGPGGMGQSGGHGPSNLNDSMAPGLPPTSMMQSQMSNVSMMHQQSTSQHYSSAQAGGQHYQGQQPLGMMGQGSQGNNMMSQRPMGSYRSSQQGSAQQYMGQDEFYGEQYGHTQSSSEPINQQYYPDGHGEYSYQQSSYGEQGYDRSFDESSQHYYEGGNSQYSQQQPPYQQSSGQQQPFSQQQYSSQQGYSGQPQGYGPGQGGSSQYSQYQQGQSQQYGSYRSSQGGPGAQTQRPYTYDQGQYGNYPQ; translated from the exons ATGTCGGTGGCGTTTTCATCGGCGCGCCCCAGGAGTAAAGGGGAGGTGACACAGCAAACCATtcaaaag ATGCTGGATGAAAATCATCATTTAATACAATGTATTATGGATTACCAAAGCAAAGGAAAGACATCTGAATGCACACA GTATCAGCAGATCCTGCACAGGAATCTTGTTTATTTGGCCACAATAGCTGATTCAAATCAGAACATGCAGTCTTTACTACCTGCG CCTCCAACTGCCAGTATGTCCATGGGTCCTGGAGGGATGGGTCAGAGTGGGGGCCATGGTCCAAGCAACCTTAATGACAGCATGGCACCAGGACTCCCCCCCACTTCCATGATGCAGAGCCAAATGAGCAATG TCTCAATGATGCACCAACAGTCTACCAGTCAACATTACTCCTCAGCCCAGGCTGGGGGCCAACATTATCAGGGACAGCAGCCACTGGGCATGATGGGGCAGGGCAGTCAAGGAAACaacatgatgtcccagaggcCCATGGGATCCTACCGCTCCTCTCAGCAAG GATCTGCACAGCAGTACATGGGACAAGACGAGTTCTACGGAGAGCAGTATGGACACACTCAGAGCTCCAGCGAGCCCATAAACCAGCAGTATTACCCTGATG GTCACGGGGAATACTCATATCAACAGTCATCATATGGTGAACAAGGCTATGACAGATCATTTGATGAGTCTTCACAGCATTACTATGAAGGAG GTAACTCTCAGTACAGTCAGCAGCAGCCACCATATCAGCAGAGCTCTGGCCAGCAGCAGCCCTTCAGCCAGCAGCAGTACTCCTCCCAACAAGGTTACAGCGGGCAGCCACAGGGATACG GCCCTGGCCAGGGAGGCTCATCGCAGTATTCTCAGTATCAACAGGGTCAGAGCCAACAGTATGGATCCTATCGCTCTTCCCAGGGAGGCCCAGGAGCACAAACGCAGAGGCCCTACACCTATGACCAG ggTCAGTATGGAAATTATCCACAATAA
- the LOC121651185 gene encoding calcium-responsive transactivator-like isoform X4 → MSVAFSSARPRSKGEVTQQTIQKPPTASMSMGPGGMGQSGGHGPSNLNDSMAPGLPPTSMMQSQMSNGPSHAPMQQQSGLVQSAIPSTSSYGSSVSGYNHSVPSSQGSMIQGPGPGYGSSSSSATSPSSSSSSRSNLNMQSSQVSMMHQQSTSQHYSSAQAGGQHYQGQQPLGMMGQGSQGNNMMSQRPMGSYRSSQQGSAQQYMGQDEFYGEQYGHTQSSSEPINQQYYPDGHGEYSYQQSSYGEQGYDRSFDESSQHYYEGGNSQYSQQQPPYQQSSGQQQPFSQQQYSSQQGYSGQPQGYGPGQGGSSQYSQYQQGQSQQYGSYRSSQGGPGAQTQRPYTYDQGQYGNYPQ, encoded by the exons ATGTCGGTGGCGTTTTCATCGGCGCGCCCCAGGAGTAAAGGGGAGGTGACACAGCAAACCATtcaaaag CCTCCAACTGCCAGTATGTCCATGGGTCCTGGAGGGATGGGTCAGAGTGGGGGCCATGGTCCAAGCAACCTTAATGACAGCATGGCACCAGGACTCCCCCCCACTTCCATGATGCAGAGCCAAATGAGCAATG GCCCAAGCCATGCCCCCATGCAGCAGCAGTCTGGTCTGGTGCAGTCGGCCATTCCCTCCACCAGCAGCTATGGTAGCTCGGTCTCTGGCTACAACCACAGTGTGCCCTCCTCCCAGGGCAGCATGATCCAGGGCCCTGGGCCTGGTTAtggttcttcctcctcttctgccACATCcccatcttcttcctcctcctcccgcAGCAACCTCAACATGCAGTCCAGCCAAG TCTCAATGATGCACCAACAGTCTACCAGTCAACATTACTCCTCAGCCCAGGCTGGGGGCCAACATTATCAGGGACAGCAGCCACTGGGCATGATGGGGCAGGGCAGTCAAGGAAACaacatgatgtcccagaggcCCATGGGATCCTACCGCTCCTCTCAGCAAG GATCTGCACAGCAGTACATGGGACAAGACGAGTTCTACGGAGAGCAGTATGGACACACTCAGAGCTCCAGCGAGCCCATAAACCAGCAGTATTACCCTGATG GTCACGGGGAATACTCATATCAACAGTCATCATATGGTGAACAAGGCTATGACAGATCATTTGATGAGTCTTCACAGCATTACTATGAAGGAG GTAACTCTCAGTACAGTCAGCAGCAGCCACCATATCAGCAGAGCTCTGGCCAGCAGCAGCCCTTCAGCCAGCAGCAGTACTCCTCCCAACAAGGTTACAGCGGGCAGCCACAGGGATACG GCCCTGGCCAGGGAGGCTCATCGCAGTATTCTCAGTATCAACAGGGTCAGAGCCAACAGTATGGATCCTATCGCTCTTCCCAGGGAGGCCCAGGAGCACAAACGCAGAGGCCCTACACCTATGACCAG ggTCAGTATGGAAATTATCCACAATAA
- the LOC121651185 gene encoding calcium-responsive transactivator-like isoform X2 — MLDENHHLIQCIMDYQSKGKTSECTQYQQILHRNLVYLATIADSNQNMQSLLPAPPTASMSMGPGGMGQSGGHGPSNLNDSMAPGLPPTSMMQSQMSNGPSHAPMQQQSGLVQSAIPSTSSYGSSVSGYNHSVPSSQGSMIQGPGPGYGSSSSSATSPSSSSSSRSNLNMQSSQVSMMHQQSTSQHYSSAQAGGQHYQGQQPLGMMGQGSQGNNMMSQRPMGSYRSSQQGSAQQYMGQDEFYGEQYGHTQSSSEPINQQYYPDGHGEYSYQQSSYGEQGYDRSFDESSQHYYEGGNSQYSQQQPPYQQSSGQQQPFSQQQYSSQQGYSGQPQGYGPGQGGSSQYSQYQQGQSQQYGSYRSSQGGPGAQTQRPYTYDQGQYGNYPQ, encoded by the exons ATGCTGGATGAAAATCATCATTTAATACAATGTATTATGGATTACCAAAGCAAAGGAAAGACATCTGAATGCACACA GTATCAGCAGATCCTGCACAGGAATCTTGTTTATTTGGCCACAATAGCTGATTCAAATCAGAACATGCAGTCTTTACTACCTGCG CCTCCAACTGCCAGTATGTCCATGGGTCCTGGAGGGATGGGTCAGAGTGGGGGCCATGGTCCAAGCAACCTTAATGACAGCATGGCACCAGGACTCCCCCCCACTTCCATGATGCAGAGCCAAATGAGCAATG GCCCAAGCCATGCCCCCATGCAGCAGCAGTCTGGTCTGGTGCAGTCGGCCATTCCCTCCACCAGCAGCTATGGTAGCTCGGTCTCTGGCTACAACCACAGTGTGCCCTCCTCCCAGGGCAGCATGATCCAGGGCCCTGGGCCTGGTTAtggttcttcctcctcttctgccACATCcccatcttcttcctcctcctcccgcAGCAACCTCAACATGCAGTCCAGCCAAG TCTCAATGATGCACCAACAGTCTACCAGTCAACATTACTCCTCAGCCCAGGCTGGGGGCCAACATTATCAGGGACAGCAGCCACTGGGCATGATGGGGCAGGGCAGTCAAGGAAACaacatgatgtcccagaggcCCATGGGATCCTACCGCTCCTCTCAGCAAG GATCTGCACAGCAGTACATGGGACAAGACGAGTTCTACGGAGAGCAGTATGGACACACTCAGAGCTCCAGCGAGCCCATAAACCAGCAGTATTACCCTGATG GTCACGGGGAATACTCATATCAACAGTCATCATATGGTGAACAAGGCTATGACAGATCATTTGATGAGTCTTCACAGCATTACTATGAAGGAG GTAACTCTCAGTACAGTCAGCAGCAGCCACCATATCAGCAGAGCTCTGGCCAGCAGCAGCCCTTCAGCCAGCAGCAGTACTCCTCCCAACAAGGTTACAGCGGGCAGCCACAGGGATACG GCCCTGGCCAGGGAGGCTCATCGCAGTATTCTCAGTATCAACAGGGTCAGAGCCAACAGTATGGATCCTATCGCTCTTCCCAGGGAGGCCCAGGAGCACAAACGCAGAGGCCCTACACCTATGACCAG ggTCAGTATGGAAATTATCCACAATAA
- the mtg2 gene encoding mitochondrial ribosome-associated GTPase 2 has translation MLAVLSRVKRACWHSSEILSRCTFIQEVPKDELGLFCPVSALWRRSGGVRNVSISLTLYAKVKGNQKKREMSEKKLTRHFVDHRRVKLVAGSGGKGACSFNSEPRKEWGGPDGGNGGDGGSIVIKADRFVKSLAQVLPVYKGEDGQSGSRKNCYGRNGSTTYISVPLGTIVKEQGKTILDIDKHGQEYLAVFGGAGGKGNRFFLSNENRAPMTATPGVTGQERVLQLELHTMAHAGLVGFPNSGKSSLLRAISNARPAVAAYPFTTLNPHVGIVKYRDHEQVAVADIPGIIRGAHLNRGLGISFLRHIERCRFLLFVLDLSTSEPWTQLQHLRYELDKYEPGLSQRPQVIVANKMDLPEAREKLGTLRSHVTQRVIPVSALTGQNTEELILHLRELYDGYLQEEGSGDGKPTRW, from the exons ATGCTTGCAGTGTTGTCGAGAGTTAAAAGAGCTTGCTGGCACTCCTCGGAGATACTTTCAAGATGCACTTTTATACAAGAGGTCCCAAAGGACGAACTGGGCCTTTTCTGTCCTGTATCAGCGCTTTGGAGGCGTTCAGGAGGTGTCAGAAATGTCAGTATCTCCTTAACGCTTTACGCGAAAGTCAAAGGAAACcaaaagaagagagagatgTCTGAAAAGAAGCTG ACCCGTCACTTTGTGGACCACCGACGTGTGAAACTGGTAGCAGGATCGGGCGGTAAAGGTGCCTGCAGCTTTAACAGTGAGCCAAGAAAAGAGTGgggtggtcctgatggagggaatggaggggatggaggaagcaTCGTTATAAAGG CTGACAGGTTTGTCAAATCACTGGCACAAGTGCTTCCTGTTTACAAAGGAGAGGATGGCCAATCAGGGAGCAGAAAGAATTGTTATGGACGGAATGGCAGCACAACCTACATTTCT gtACCATTAGGAACTATAGTGAAGGAACAGGGTAAAACCATACTGGACATTGATAAGCATGGTCAGGAGTATTTGGCTGTATTTGGAGGGGCTGGAGGGAAGGGGAACCGATTCTTTTTATCGAATGAGAACCGTGCCCCAATGACTGCAACCCCGGGTGTGACAGGCCAGGAGCGGGTCCTCCAGCTGGAGCTGCACACTATGGCCCATGCAGGACTG GTTGGCTTCCCAAATTCTGGGAAATCCTCACTGTTGAGAGCTATCTCCAATGCCAGGCCTGCTGTGGCTGCTTACCCTTTTACAACACTTAACCCACATGTAGGAATTGTCAAGTACAGAGATCACGAGCAAGTTGCAG TTGCTGACATCCCAGGGATCATTCGAGGAGCCCATCTAAACCGAGGCTTGGGTATCTCCTTCCTGCGCCACATAGAGCGCTGTCGTTTCCTCCTCTTCGTTTTGGATCTGTCAACATCGGAGCCCTGGACCCAGCTTCAGCACTTGCGTTATGAACTGGACAAGTATGAACCTGGTTTGTCCCAGCGGCCCCAGGTTATTGTAGCCAATAAAATGGACCTACCTGAAGCACGGGAGAAGCTTGGGACTCTGAGGAGCCATGTCACCCAGAGGGTAATACCCGTGTCTGCTCTCACTGGACAAAACACAGAGGAACTAATCCTCCACCTGAGAGAATTGTACGATGGCTACCTCCAAGAAGAAGGTAGTGGGGATGGCAAACCTACAAGGTGGTag